One window of the Alphaproteobacteria bacterium genome contains the following:
- a CDS encoding UbiD family decarboxylase, translating into MPYASLRDFIDRLERDERLVRVSHPVAANLEMTEIQTRLLAEGGPAVLFENVVADDGTPSPIPVLANLFGTVERVAWGMDREPDQLREIGETLAFLRQPEPPGGLRDAWDKLPILRTVMAMRPKTVSSGPVHEVVWTGDDIDLSKLPIQTCWPGEPAPLITWPLIVTQGPDPDGKREDAFNLGIYRMQVTGPKSTYMRWLKHRGGAQHHARWKAERPEPLPAAAVIGADPGTIIAAVTPVPDNLSEYQFAGLLRGKRLELVDCKTVPLKVPASAEIVIEGHVSLDEYGDEGPYGDHTGYYNSVEPFPVFHVSAITMRRDPIYLSTFTGRPPDEPSVLGEALNDVFVPLLRQAFPEITDFWLPPEGCSYRIAVVSMRKAYPGHAKRVMMGVWSYLRQFMYTKWVIVVDDDIDARDWKDVMWAISTRMDPARDITLIENTPIDYLDFASPSASLGSKVGLDATNKIPPETEREWGREIRMDDNVVEKVSQMWNDLGLPGSGKPIWK; encoded by the coding sequence ATGCCATATGCCAGCCTCCGTGATTTCATTGACCGCCTGGAACGCGATGAGCGCCTCGTCCGGGTGAGCCACCCGGTCGCCGCCAACCTCGAGATGACCGAGATCCAGACCCGGTTGCTCGCCGAGGGCGGCCCGGCGGTGCTGTTCGAGAATGTCGTCGCCGACGACGGCACCCCCAGCCCGATACCCGTGCTGGCCAATTTGTTCGGGACGGTGGAACGGGTCGCCTGGGGCATGGACCGGGAGCCGGACCAGCTGCGCGAGATCGGCGAAACCCTGGCCTTCCTGCGCCAGCCCGAGCCGCCCGGCGGCCTGCGGGACGCCTGGGACAAGCTGCCGATCCTGCGCACCGTGATGGCGATGCGACCCAAGACGGTCTCTTCGGGTCCGGTCCATGAAGTGGTTTGGACCGGGGACGATATCGACCTGTCCAAGCTGCCGATCCAGACCTGCTGGCCCGGCGAACCCGCGCCCCTGATCACCTGGCCGCTGATCGTCACCCAGGGCCCCGACCCCGACGGCAAGCGCGAGGACGCATTCAACCTGGGCATCTACCGGATGCAGGTGACAGGACCCAAATCGACCTATATGCGCTGGCTCAAGCATCGCGGCGGCGCCCAGCACCATGCCCGCTGGAAGGCCGAGCGCCCCGAGCCGCTGCCGGCCGCCGCCGTCATCGGCGCGGACCCGGGCACCATCATCGCCGCCGTCACGCCGGTGCCCGACAATCTGTCGGAGTACCAGTTTGCGGGACTGCTGCGCGGCAAGCGCCTGGAACTGGTGGATTGCAAGACCGTCCCGCTCAAGGTACCGGCCTCGGCGGAGATCGTGATCGAGGGGCATGTCTCGCTGGACGAATATGGCGACGAAGGCCCCTATGGCGACCACACCGGCTATTACAATTCCGTCGAGCCGTTCCCGGTGTTTCATGTCAGCGCCATCACCATGCGACGCGACCCGATCTATCTTTCGACCTTCACCGGCCGGCCACCGGACGAGCCGTCTGTCCTCGGCGAAGCGTTGAACGACGTGTTCGTCCCGCTTCTGCGCCAGGCCTTTCCCGAGATCACCGACTTCTGGCTCCCACCCGAAGGCTGTTCCTACCGGATCGCCGTGGTCTCCATGCGCAAGGCCTATCCGGGCCATGCCAAGCGGGTGATGATGGGCGTGTGGTCCTATCTGCGCCAGTTCATGTACACGAAATGGGTGATCGTCGTGGACGATGACATCGACGCGCGCGACTGGAAGGACGTGATGTGGGCCATCTCGACCCGCATGGACCCGGCCCGCGACATCACGCTGATCGAAAACACGCCGATCGATTATCTCGATTTTGCCTCACCGTCGGCCAGCCTCGGCAGCAAGGTCGGGCTCGATGCGACCAACAAGATTCCGCCCGAGACCGAACGCGAATGGGGGCGCGAGATCCGCATGGATGACAACGTGGTCGAAAAAGTCTCGCAGATGTGGAACGATTTGGGTCTGCCCGGATCGGGCAAGCCGATCTGGAAGTAA
- a CDS encoding MAPEG family protein, translating to MESIAAVVPVNTMLISALLVTMKLVLGIRVTMYRASHNIPWGDNGDDQMTRRIRAHANHSEWVPATLILLALIEMSGVSPFIIGALGAALLVGRGLHGLGLMGNAEAFNRVTGITMHWIVLALAVIIAVVQFFAPGSF from the coding sequence ATGGAATCGATTGCAGCCGTCGTGCCCGTCAACACAATGTTGATATCCGCGCTCCTGGTCACCATGAAACTCGTGCTTGGTATCCGGGTCACCATGTACCGGGCAAGCCACAATATCCCTTGGGGAGACAATGGCGACGACCAGATGACCCGCCGCATACGCGCCCATGCAAACCATTCGGAATGGGTGCCCGCGACACTGATTCTCCTGGCGTTGATTGAAATGTCCGGGGTATCGCCCTTCATCATCGGCGCGCTGGGTGCCGCATTACTCGTTGGCCGGGGCCTGCACGGCCTTGGGTTGATGGGCAACGCGGAAGCCTTCAACCGGGTGACGGGCATCACCATGCACTGGATCGTACTGGCACTCGCCGTCATCATCGCGGTCGTTCAGTTTTTCGCGCCCGGCTCCTTCTAG
- a CDS encoding MAPEG family protein, whose amino-acid sequence MEAIVAVAPVNIMLVAALLGLMKLALGISVTKYRFQHKIMWGDASDDGMARRIRAHANFTEWVPATLILLGLIEMMGVSPVIITVLGAMLIIARVLHALGLMGNAESFNRATGIVINWATLGLASVIGIVEFFAPGTL is encoded by the coding sequence ATGGAAGCGATCGTTGCCGTCGCGCCCGTCAACATCATGCTCGTCGCGGCATTGCTCGGGCTGATGAAGCTCGCATTGGGCATCAGCGTCACCAAATACCGGTTTCAGCACAAGATCATGTGGGGTGATGCCAGCGACGACGGCATGGCGCGTCGCATCCGCGCCCATGCCAACTTCACGGAATGGGTACCGGCAACCCTGATCCTGCTGGGGCTCATCGAGATGATGGGCGTCTCGCCTGTCATCATTACCGTCCTCGGTGCCATGCTGATCATCGCCCGGGTCCTGCACGCGCTGGGCCTGATGGGCAACGCCGAATCATTCAACCGGGCCACCGGGATCGTGATCAACTGGGCGACACTCGGCCTTGCATCCGTCATCGGGATCGTCGAGTTTTTCGCACCCGGAACTCTCTAG
- a CDS encoding metallopeptidase TldD-related protein, giving the protein MSDSMSAEDRDRLAYLVNEATKRGADAADAVLIRATSISHAQRLGEIEQLERQESFDLGLRVFRGQKQAIVSSTDFSKDALSELVGRALDMAAAVPDDPWCGLADPDQLATDIPDLDMVDPEEPGNETLVEMARQCEDAARAVEGITNSEGAQASWSRTGVCLAASNGFAGDYARTDSGVGVSVIAGEGAGMESEYDFAHAVHMADLEDPAAVGRRAGEKAAARLGARRMPTAQVPVVFHPRVAGGLLGHLTGAITGPAIARGTSFLKDRLGEKIFAADIEIVDDPHRKRGMRSKPFDAEGTANSKRSIVKDGVLTTWLLDLASAKQLGLETTGHAGRGTSGPPSPGPSNLYLTPGTLSPTELLADIKSGFYITSLMGMGVNGVTGDYSRGASGFWIENGEITFPVTELTIASNLNQMFAGMVRANDLEFRFGTNSPTVRIDGMTVAGGGE; this is encoded by the coding sequence ATGTCAGATTCCATGTCCGCCGAAGACCGCGACCGGCTCGCCTATCTGGTCAACGAAGCCACGAAACGCGGTGCCGACGCGGCCGATGCCGTGCTGATCCGTGCGACGTCGATTTCCCACGCTCAGCGGTTGGGTGAAATCGAGCAGCTCGAACGCCAGGAAAGCTTCGACTTGGGCCTTCGGGTCTTTCGAGGACAGAAGCAGGCGATCGTCTCCTCGACCGATTTCTCGAAGGACGCCCTTTCCGAGTTGGTCGGTCGCGCCCTCGACATGGCCGCAGCCGTGCCGGACGATCCGTGGTGCGGATTGGCCGACCCCGACCAGCTGGCGACCGACATCCCCGATCTCGACATGGTTGATCCCGAGGAGCCCGGCAACGAGACCCTCGTCGAGATGGCGCGTCAATGCGAAGACGCGGCCAGGGCCGTCGAGGGCATCACGAATTCCGAAGGCGCCCAGGCGAGCTGGAGCCGCACCGGCGTTTGCCTTGCGGCCAGCAACGGTTTCGCGGGGGACTATGCGCGAACCGATTCCGGCGTCGGCGTCTCGGTCATCGCCGGCGAAGGCGCGGGCATGGAATCAGAATATGACTTCGCCCACGCGGTTCACATGGCCGACCTGGAGGACCCCGCCGCGGTGGGCCGCCGGGCCGGCGAGAAGGCCGCCGCACGGCTTGGCGCGCGCCGCATGCCGACAGCGCAGGTGCCGGTCGTCTTCCATCCGCGCGTCGCCGGGGGCCTGCTGGGGCATCTCACCGGCGCCATCACCGGCCCCGCCATCGCCCGCGGCACCAGCTTCCTCAAGGACCGGCTGGGCGAAAAAATCTTCGCCGCCGACATCGAGATTGTCGATGACCCGCACCGCAAGCGCGGCATGCGCTCCAAGCCCTTCGATGCGGAGGGAACCGCGAATTCGAAGCGATCTATTGTCAAAGACGGCGTCCTGACCACCTGGCTTCTGGATCTCGCCTCGGCCAAGCAACTCGGTCTCGAGACCACCGGCCATGCCGGACGCGGCACGTCGGGTCCGCCCTCGCCGGGGCCCTCGAACCTGTATCTGACGCCGGGAACTCTCTCGCCGACGGAACTGCTGGCCGACATCAAGTCCGGGTTCTACATCACCTCGCTGATGGGCATGGGCGTGAACGGTGTGACCGGGGACTATAGCCGCGGCGCGTCAGGCTTCTGGATCGAGAATGGCGAGATCACGTTCCCCGTTACCGAGCTGACGATCGCGAGCAACCTGAACCAGATGTTCGCGGGCATGGTCCGGGCGAACGATCTCGAATTTCGTTTCGGCACCAACAGCCCGACCGTACGCATCGACGGCATGACGGTCGCGGGCGGCGGCGAATAG
- a CDS encoding class I SAM-dependent methyltransferase, producing MSAAENLGELLHRNCPNCETDNSSRPALDYSWQDWKLRKCGACGFVYLENPPDYADFKVAFAWEKNHGDRKVRMRKEYPLAYGISRAWRKFYRWAVRKPDKLIKRINKWVPPGLVIDVGCGNADRLLSLPDHYETSGIEISKALAEEAQELLSARGGHITNLPAVEGLASYEAGTASGVLMRSFLEHEHKPVELLTHAARVLKPGGVAIIKVPNFASINRRVMGSRWCGFRFPGHVNHFTPASLRAMVGDAGLTTVGFGFFDRFPLSDNMWMVVRKGG from the coding sequence ATGTCCGCAGCCGAGAATCTTGGCGAACTTCTACACAGGAATTGCCCGAATTGCGAAACCGACAATTCGAGCCGGCCTGCACTCGACTATTCGTGGCAGGACTGGAAGCTTCGCAAGTGCGGCGCTTGCGGGTTCGTGTATCTTGAAAACCCCCCGGATTACGCGGATTTCAAGGTGGCGTTCGCCTGGGAAAAGAACCATGGCGACCGCAAGGTACGGATGCGCAAGGAGTATCCGCTGGCCTATGGCATTTCGCGCGCCTGGCGGAAATTCTATCGCTGGGCCGTCCGCAAGCCTGACAAGCTGATCAAACGCATCAACAAGTGGGTGCCGCCCGGTTTGGTGATCGATGTGGGATGCGGCAACGCGGACCGGTTGTTGTCGCTGCCCGATCACTACGAGACCAGCGGCATCGAGATTTCCAAGGCGCTGGCCGAAGAGGCGCAGGAACTATTGTCGGCGCGCGGCGGCCACATTACCAACCTGCCCGCGGTCGAGGGGTTGGCGAGTTACGAGGCGGGCACGGCGAGCGGTGTTCTCATGCGCTCCTTTCTCGAACATGAGCACAAGCCGGTCGAATTGCTGACCCATGCAGCGCGGGTGCTCAAGCCGGGCGGCGTGGCAATCATCAAGGTCCCGAACTTCGCGAGCATCAATCGACGGGTCATGGGGTCGCGCTGGTGCGGCTTCCGCTTCCCCGGGCATGTCAATCACTTCACGCCCGCGAGCCTGCGCGCGATGGTCGGCGATGCGGGCCTCACCACGGTCGGGTTCGGCTTCTTCGACCGTTTCCCGCTGAGCGACAATATGTGGATGGTGGTGCGCAAGGGCGGATAA
- a CDS encoding ABC transporter ATP-binding protein, with product MQDSPQNPRTDTTGQLIGRMWRDWMSAYKARVAMAVALMIVVAAASAAYPKLIETSVDMLEAQNAHVVWLMPLAIILVTFIKGLASYGQSVLSQSVALRVINAIQKAMFSHLMNADLQAHHETSTGKLISRFTNDVNLMRDALSRTLTAMARDFVTAAALIGMMFYLDWLLAIIVIVTFPLAGRPIIRIGRRLRRASNNAQTGMGDLTSNLEQAFSGIRLIKSYRMEDYERGRANDLFDLIYHLVMKTVKGRARTYPILETLGGVSVAAVLAYGGWRILSGTGTLGEFVGFLAAVILAYQPIRSLGNLNAALQEGLAAVQRSFDLLDTPAEIFDAPDARDLVLAGGNVTFDKVTFAYTPDKPALSAVDMRIPAGQTVALVGPSGAGKSTVMNLLLRFHDVDAGTIAIDGQDVRSLTMASLRDNIALVSQDITLFNDSVAANIRFGRPDATDEEVIAAARDAAAHDFASALPEGYDTLVGDRGSSLSGGERQRVAIARAMLKDAPILLLDEATSALDAESEQQVQVALERLTANRTTLVIAHRLATVMNADQILVLDEGQILETGTHGELQARDGLYARLSRLQFREPGPADSTETPQDGGAPDAERAHG from the coding sequence ATGCAGGATTCCCCTCAGAATCCCCGGACGGACACCACAGGCCAACTGATCGGCCGGATGTGGCGCGACTGGATGAGTGCGTACAAGGCCAGGGTCGCCATGGCCGTGGCCCTGATGATCGTCGTCGCTGCCGCGTCCGCCGCCTACCCCAAGCTGATCGAGACCTCGGTCGATATGCTCGAGGCCCAGAACGCACATGTGGTCTGGCTGATGCCGCTGGCGATCATTCTGGTGACCTTCATCAAGGGTCTGGCCTCCTATGGCCAAAGCGTCCTGAGCCAGTCGGTTGCCCTGCGAGTCATCAATGCGATCCAGAAGGCCATGTTCTCACACCTGATGAATGCCGACCTGCAGGCCCATCACGAAACGTCGACCGGCAAGCTGATCTCGCGCTTCACCAACGATGTGAACTTGATGCGTGATGCCCTGTCGCGAACCTTGACGGCCATGGCGCGGGACTTCGTCACCGCCGCGGCGCTGATCGGGATGATGTTCTACCTCGACTGGCTGCTCGCGATCATCGTGATCGTCACATTCCCGCTGGCCGGCCGGCCGATCATTCGGATCGGACGGCGCCTGCGTCGCGCTTCGAACAATGCCCAGACCGGCATGGGTGACCTGACCTCCAATCTCGAACAGGCCTTTTCGGGCATTCGCCTGATCAAGTCATACCGGATGGAGGATTACGAGCGCGGCCGGGCCAACGATCTCTTCGACCTCATCTATCACCTGGTCATGAAAACGGTGAAGGGCCGGGCGCGTACCTACCCGATCCTCGAAACCCTCGGCGGGGTTTCGGTCGCCGCGGTCCTGGCCTATGGCGGCTGGCGGATATTGTCGGGCACGGGAACGCTGGGCGAGTTCGTGGGGTTCCTGGCCGCCGTGATCCTGGCCTACCAGCCCATCCGCAGCCTCGGGAACCTCAACGCCGCCCTGCAGGAAGGGTTGGCTGCGGTCCAACGCAGTTTCGACCTGCTTGATACCCCCGCCGAAATCTTCGATGCGCCGGATGCCCGCGATCTCGTTCTTGCCGGCGGGAACGTCACCTTCGACAAGGTGACCTTCGCCTATACCCCGGACAAGCCGGCCCTCAGCGCGGTGGACATGCGCATCCCGGCGGGCCAGACCGTGGCCCTTGTCGGCCCCAGCGGTGCCGGCAAATCGACGGTGATGAACCTGCTGCTCCGCTTCCATGATGTCGACGCCGGTACCATCGCCATCGACGGACAGGATGTGCGGAGCCTGACCATGGCCAGCCTGCGTGACAACATCGCGCTCGTCAGCCAGGACATCACTCTGTTCAACGATTCCGTCGCCGCGAACATCCGTTTCGGCCGGCCCGACGCGACGGACGAAGAGGTGATCGCCGCGGCACGCGATGCCGCCGCCCATGATTTCGCATCCGCACTTCCGGAGGGCTACGACACGCTGGTCGGGGATCGCGGTTCGTCCCTGTCCGGCGGCGAACGCCAGCGCGTCGCCATCGCACGCGCGATGCTCAAGGACGCCCCGATCCTCCTGCTCGACGAGGCGACGAGCGCGCTGGACGCGGAATCCGAACAACAAGTGCAAGTCGCTCTCGAACGGCTGACGGCCAATCGCACCACATTGGTCATCGCCCACCGCCTCGCCACGGTGATGAACGCGGATCAGATTCTCGTGCTGGACGAGGGCCAGATTCTCGAGACCGGCACCCATGGCGAACTCCAGGCCCGCGACGGACTGTATGCGCGGTTGAGCCGGCTGCAATTCCGCGAGCCCGGGCCCGCCGACAGTACAGAGACCCCCCAAGACGGCGGCGCGCCGGACGCCGAACGCGCGCACGGATGA
- a CDS encoding 3-deoxy-D-manno-octulosonic acid transferase produces MTWADRPGNRGKSTLAISLYRGVTTAGLPLVELLLQRRLMRGKEEASRIDERRGIPSIQRPAGPIVWIHAASIGEAQSVLVLIERILRIAPELNLLMTTGTVTSARMMSERLPPRAIHQYVPVDRAAWVRRFLEYWRPAAALWVESELWPNLLLESRRAGIPLALVNARMSAHSRSSWGRAPKLARELLSCFGTILAQDQAIAERLKALGARNVSVTGNLKLAAAPLPATAAALIELQDAIAIRPAWVAASTHRGEEEIVGTVHRALAGKHPGLLTLLAPRHPQRGDEVAQVLTKSGLAVARWSRGEAITPETDIYLADGTGLLGQLYRVAPIAFVGGSLIPHGGQNMLEAAQLNCAVFYGPHVDNFRSIATELQAAGASREVADGNALQQAVDELLASPERAKAMADAAAGAAGRKQEVIDLVMRRLQPLIANAIASGS; encoded by the coding sequence ATGACCTGGGCCGACCGGCCCGGAAACAGGGGCAAATCCACTCTCGCCATCAGCCTGTATCGCGGTGTCACCACCGCGGGACTGCCGCTGGTCGAACTCCTGCTCCAGCGACGCCTGATGCGCGGCAAGGAAGAGGCGTCGCGCATTGACGAACGCCGCGGCATCCCATCGATCCAGCGCCCCGCCGGGCCCATCGTGTGGATCCACGCCGCGAGCATCGGCGAGGCCCAGTCGGTGCTGGTCCTCATCGAGCGGATTCTGCGTATTGCCCCTGAGTTGAATCTTCTGATGACCACCGGCACCGTGACCTCGGCCCGGATGATGAGCGAGCGCCTCCCGCCCCGTGCGATTCATCAGTATGTCCCGGTTGACCGGGCAGCATGGGTGCGGCGGTTCCTCGAATACTGGCGGCCCGCGGCCGCCCTGTGGGTCGAATCCGAGCTCTGGCCAAACCTCCTGCTCGAATCACGCCGCGCGGGCATTCCCCTGGCGCTGGTCAACGCGCGCATGTCGGCGCATTCACGCAGCAGTTGGGGACGCGCACCCAAACTCGCCCGCGAGTTATTGTCATGCTTCGGCACCATCCTGGCACAGGACCAGGCGATCGCCGAAAGACTAAAGGCGCTGGGGGCCCGGAATGTCTCCGTGACCGGCAACCTGAAACTGGCAGCCGCGCCCCTGCCGGCGACCGCTGCGGCGTTGATCGAACTGCAGGATGCGATCGCTATTCGCCCCGCCTGGGTCGCGGCCAGCACCCATCGCGGCGAAGAGGAGATTGTCGGTACGGTGCATCGGGCCCTCGCGGGAAAACATCCCGGCCTCCTCACCCTGCTGGCGCCGCGCCATCCGCAGCGCGGCGATGAGGTCGCGCAGGTGTTGACCAAATCCGGCCTGGCCGTCGCACGCTGGTCGCGCGGAGAGGCCATCACGCCGGAAACAGACATCTATCTGGCCGACGGCACCGGGCTGCTCGGCCAGCTCTATCGCGTGGCCCCCATTGCCTTCGTCGGCGGGTCGCTGATCCCCCATGGCGGCCAGAACATGCTTGAGGCCGCACAGTTGAACTGCGCCGTCTTCTATGGCCCGCATGTCGATAATTTCCGGTCGATCGCGACCGAACTGCAGGCCGCCGGCGCCAGCCGGGAAGTGGCCGATGGTAACGCATTGCAACAGGCTGTCGACGAGCTGCTCGCATCGCCCGAACGCGCAAAGGCTATGGCCGACGCGGCCGCCGGTGCCGCGGGCCGCAAGCAGGAGGTCATCGATCTCGTCATGCGCCGTCTGCAGCCCCTGATCGCCAACGCCATCGCGAGCGGATCATGA
- the lpxK gene encoding tetraacyldisaccharide 4'-kinase — MKAPAFWSRPNASLGKLLSPLGCVYRLAGALKHSRTNPVRIDATVLCVGNLVAGGTGKTPVALSIAEILNNDHLAFLTRGYGGRLAGPVRVSPKFHTSADVGDEALLLAHTAPTWVARDRVAGGLAAIKDGARLVVMDDGFQNPSLTKDISIVVIDGETGFGNGQLIPAGPLREPVAKGLARADAAVIVGSDHARIAKMTRSSMPVLSGRIEAAVSHAEWSGRRVVAFAGIGRPGKFFDTLETIGCEVVATHAFADHHPFSVSEIAQICAEAKARNATPITTEKDAVRLPHAFSGEVETLPVKFVWDDPAAIEDFLVRKISAATR, encoded by the coding sequence ATGAAGGCGCCGGCATTCTGGTCCCGCCCGAACGCGTCACTGGGCAAGCTGCTCAGCCCGCTCGGTTGCGTGTACCGGCTCGCCGGTGCGCTCAAACATTCTCGGACAAACCCCGTACGCATCGATGCCACTGTCCTTTGCGTGGGCAACCTGGTCGCCGGTGGCACCGGCAAGACGCCGGTCGCTTTGAGCATCGCGGAAATTCTGAACAATGATCACCTGGCGTTCCTGACCCGCGGCTATGGCGGTCGTCTTGCCGGACCCGTCCGCGTCTCTCCCAAGTTCCACACATCGGCGGATGTCGGCGACGAGGCGTTGCTGCTGGCACACACCGCGCCGACATGGGTCGCCCGCGACCGGGTGGCCGGAGGACTTGCCGCCATCAAGGACGGGGCGCGACTGGTCGTGATGGATGACGGCTTCCAGAATCCCTCACTGACAAAAGACATAAGCATCGTCGTGATCGACGGCGAAACCGGCTTCGGAAACGGCCAACTTATTCCCGCCGGACCGCTCCGCGAACCCGTTGCAAAGGGGTTGGCGCGCGCCGACGCGGCGGTCATCGTCGGCAGCGATCATGCCCGAATCGCAAAGATGACGCGGTCCTCGATGCCCGTCCTCTCCGGACGCATCGAGGCAGCCGTCAGTCATGCGGAATGGTCCGGGCGCCGGGTCGTCGCCTTCGCCGGGATCGGCCGGCCGGGCAAGTTCTTCGACACGCTCGAGACGATCGGCTGCGAGGTCGTCGCCACACATGCCTTCGCCGACCACCACCCGTTTTCGGTCAGCGAGATCGCGCAAATCTGCGCCGAGGCCAAAGCCCGCAATGCAACACCGATCACCACGGAAAAGGATGCCGTGCGGCTGCCTCACGCCTTCAGCGGCGAGGTGGAAACCCTGCCGGTGAAATTCGTCTGGGACGATCCCGCCGCAATCGAAGATTTCCTGGTCAGAAAGATCAGCGCAGCAACACGCTAG
- a CDS encoding M23 family metallopeptidase: protein MRSWAAALAMSMALSGPGWALELPKDFVPGALVIGTAEPGATVMLDGKPLRVDAASGRFVFGIHRDRTEPFSLQVDYRDGRRETMGLPVVTRAYDIERIDGLPPRKVSPNARDQERIRREARLISAARARDSAAPLFEAGFDWPVTGRISGRYGNQRILNGEPRRAHLGVDIAAPRGTPVFASAPGAVVLAEADLFYTGGTVVVDHGHGLTTIYSHLERVDVQDGQAVVAGVQLGTVGSTGRSTGPHLDWRINWFDVRLDPELIAGPMPSGR, encoded by the coding sequence GTGAGGTCTTGGGCCGCGGCGTTGGCGATGTCGATGGCGTTGAGTGGCCCGGGTTGGGCGCTCGAACTGCCGAAGGACTTTGTTCCCGGCGCGCTCGTGATCGGAACGGCAGAGCCGGGGGCGACGGTGATGCTCGACGGCAAGCCGCTGCGGGTCGACGCGGCGAGCGGCCGTTTCGTGTTCGGCATCCACCGGGACCGCACCGAGCCTTTCTCGTTGCAGGTCGATTATCGCGACGGGCGCCGCGAGACCATGGGGTTGCCGGTCGTGACGCGAGCCTATGACATCGAGCGCATCGACGGGTTGCCGCCGCGCAAGGTCTCCCCCAACGCCCGTGATCAGGAGCGTATTCGCCGCGAGGCGCGCCTGATCTCCGCCGCCCGCGCGCGCGACAGCGCGGCCCCGCTCTTCGAGGCCGGTTTCGACTGGCCGGTGACGGGCCGGATCAGCGGCCGCTACGGCAACCAGCGTATCCTCAACGGAGAGCCGCGCCGGGCCCATCTGGGAGTCGATATCGCAGCGCCACGCGGGACGCCGGTTTTTGCGTCGGCTCCCGGCGCGGTGGTGCTCGCCGAGGCTGATCTGTTCTATACCGGCGGGACGGTGGTGGTGGATCACGGCCATGGGCTGACGACGATCTACTCCCATCTCGAACGGGTTGACGTTCAAGACGGGCAGGCGGTTGTGGCAGGGGTGCAGCTCGGGACCGTGGGTTCCACAGGGCGTTCGACGGGGCCGCATCTCGACTGGCGGATCAACTGGTTCGATGTGCGGCTTGATCCGGAACTGATCGCCGGGCCGATGCCGTCTGGTCGCTAG